A stretch of Caenorhabditis elegans chromosome IV DNA encodes these proteins:
- the F58G6.3 gene encoding Copper transport protein (Confirmed by transcript evidence), producing the protein MNHNSMDMDMNQGPFMWMWFHTKPQDTVLFSTWNITSAGKMVWACILVAIAGIILEAIKYNRRLIQKRQSPSKKESYISRLLSTMHFFQTFLFFVQLGFSYCLMLIFMTFSIWLGLAVVIGLSIGFLIFGGRSE; encoded by the exons ATGAATCATAATTCAATGGATATGGACATGAATCAAGGACCTTTCATGTGGATGTGGTTTCATACAAAACCACAAGACACTGTTCTTTTTTCCACGTGGAATATTACTAGTGCTGGAA aaatggtTTGGGCGTGTATACTCGTTGCAATTGCTGGAATTATCTTGGAAGCAATTAAGTATAACAGAAGACTAATTCAAAAACGACAATCACCAAGCAAAAAAGAAAG CTACATTTCCCGCCTGCTCTCCACaatgcacttttttcaaacattcttattttttgttcaactcGGTTTCAGTTATTGTCTTATGCTCATTTTCATGACGTTTTCAATTTGGTTGGGATTAGCTGTTGTTATTGGCTTGTCtattggatttttaatttttggaggaAGGAGtgaatag
- the chca-1 gene encoding Copper transport protein (Confirmed by transcript evidence): MNMMNMSMTTMSGPVAKRHRMWMWYHVDVEDTVLFKSWTVFDAGTMVWTCFVVAAAGILLEALKYARWATEERMKIDQENVDSKTKYGGIKIPGKSEKYKWVLLGRK; this comes from the exons ATGAACATGATGAACATGAGCATGACAACAATGTCTGGACCCGTTGCCAAACGTCATAGGATGTGGATGTGGTACCACGTAGATGTCGAGGATACTgtacttttcaaaagttggacGGTTTTTGATGCCGGAA CAATGGTATGGACATGCTTCGTTGTCGCTGCTGCTGGAATTTTGCTAGAAGCTCTGAAATATGCAAGATGGGCAACTGAAGAACGCATGAAGATAGATCAGGAGAATGTAGACTCAAAAACCAAGTACGGAGGAATTAAAATACCGGGGAAGAGTGAGAAATATAAGTGGGTTCTTTTGGGCaggaaataa
- the srm-3 gene encoding Serpentine Receptor, class M (Product from WormBase gene class srm;~Confirmed by transcript evidence) has product METTAQRMYQSFNNSFIDDINCYISNCYISRVQAIIYSKSMASLYIIKNGFDFPTPVGDVFLSLFVAFIVMSCNGPAVQYLQVAHLLSSSSKKEANKAISTMPIAVVISSLILIFFGYVPPFYEIHISSLVLEKIAEQGDTAFLIVTVRLTIEDTNTFQLLSQICTLFILIVMFISIIIVILCYTFIQKQMKTRFSASSITKKSQEQLNMTLLLQFILPFVTIHVPFYIIVILPFFRIAGRVLSDHLLLLFCWCPAINPILVILMIKNVQDQLIPKKFSKTSTMSKLSQAQSKSIRVINLE; this is encoded by the exons ATGGAAACTACCGCTCAAAGGATGTATCAAAGTTTCAATAACAGTTTCATCGATGACATTAACTGTTATATTTCTAACTGTTATATTTCGCGGGTTCAGGCAATTATTTACTCGAAAAGTATGGCATCATTATACATAATTAAAAATGGATTTGACTTTCCCACACCAGTAGGTGATGTGTTTCTATCACTTTTTGTGGCTTTTATTGTTATGTCTTGTAATGGACCAGCAGTACAATATCTCCAAGTTGCTCATCTTCTCTCTTC atcATCAAAAAAGGAAGCTAATAAAGCAATCTCAACAATGCCGATTGCAGTTGTTATCAGTTCCcttattcttattttctttGGATATGTTCCTCCATTTTACGAAATTCACATAAGCAGCCTCGTATTAGAAAAAATCGCCGAGCAAGGAGACACGGCTTTCTTGATTGTTACTGTGAGATTG ACAATCGAAGACACGAACacatttcaacttttatcTCAAATATGTACACTTTTCATTCTAATCGTCATGTTCATATCAATTATTATTGTAATTTTGTGCTAcacttttattcaaaaacaaatgaaaaccCGCTTTTCCGCAAGCTCGATCACTAAAAAATCTCAGGAACAATTAAACATGACGCTATTATTGCAG ttcatACTTCCATTTGTAACAATTCATGTTCCGTTCTACATCATTGTTATACTTCCATTCTTTAGAATTGCCGGACGAGTTCTTTCAGATCATTTGCTTCTACTTTTCTGTTGGTGTCCAGCTATCAATCCTATTTTAGTAATTCTAATGATCAAG aacgtcCAAGATCAacttattccaaaaaagttttccaaaacatcAACAATGTCAAAACTAAGCCAAGCCCAAAGTAAATCCATCCGAGTTATTAATTTGgaataa
- the chca-1 gene encoding Copper transport protein (Confirmed by transcript evidence), producing the protein MNMMNMSMTTMSGPVAKRHRMWMWYHVDVEDTVLFKSWTVFDAGTMVWTCFVVAAAGILLEALKYARWATEERMKIDQENVDSKTNFWKRHIIDSLYHFWQLLLAYILMNVYMVFSVYICLSLCFGLAIGHFVFASRTGSSL; encoded by the exons ATGAACATGATGAACATGAGCATGACAACAATGTCTGGACCCGTTGCCAAACGTCATAGGATGTGGATGTGGTACCACGTAGATGTCGAGGATACTgtacttttcaaaagttggacGGTTTTTGATGCCGGAA CAATGGTATGGACATGCTTCGTTGTCGCTGCTGCTGGAATTTTGCTAGAAGCTCTGAAATATGCAAGATGGGCAACTGAAGAACGCATGAAGATAGATCAGGAGAATGTAGACTCAAAAACCAA tttttggaaGCGACACATTATCGATTCTTTGTATCACTTCTGGCAACTTCTACTTGCATATATTTTGATGAACGTCTATATGGTTTTCTCG gtctACATTTGCTTGTCATTATGCTTTGGCCTAGCTATTGGGCACTTTGTTTTTGCTTCAAGAACTGGATCATCGCTATAG
- the del-2 gene encoding DEgenerin Like (Product from WormBase gene class del;~Confirmed by transcript evidence), which translates to MFCFLQLPYHPNSSVHISTIDRITNSGRLYQYYSAEMTAEVIDFTKRNLEEAMNHNERRLLFRRSRSEPMTLTNENITMTSRTDPEWNMTVDSISIQSSFAEYQHRRKERLKKQEAHKTSEISLSSGPSELAMKGHTDFDAAIEFLDNKMPSTLSLTDSDNSHSSNDITSSQAKEISYEDEMRLFIEKTGHLVTNVFADPFDSDERKSRTEMWVEASTENLAEGGTTSDDVPTEKELELDMENNDILAESVVGTGTGELNDEKDEETVPVGLIPPVARQSTEDSILSSNVTVNSLLKSKLTINLKEASEALSEIDIADVDRFWDYLYEKDDIQKFSDELIYPIKMEIPSTSSSERSIGIALSPIKLDFAGIHVQKTGKIEKHIKMNSNEEKDRELDEPLEITDQTVETRFFELETTKNLEKINRGTTTSEHGNILIKTTASQTPVSQEVVQLVNYEPINFTKAQSDRNFDEKENMIRAFSFKLSESFYKDLKILVVERDRAKEAMDILPAKTMKELSEECNYYQTRYRVRIEQNKEKLDRRIEEVWKKLLKMPIESQEVIDFISVAHSELLTLNARRNLPDNM; encoded by the exons ATGTTCTGCTTTCTGCAGTTACCGTACCATCCAAACAGTTCTGTACACATTTCAACAATAGATAGGATTACTAATAGTGGACG gttaTATCAGTATTATTCCGCAGAGATGACGGCAgaagttattgattttactAAAAGAAATTTAG aagaaGCAATGAATCATAATGAACGACGATTATTGTTTCGGCGAAGTCGTAGTGAACCAATGACATTGACTAATGAAAATATCACAATGACTAGTAGAAC GGATCCGGAATGGAATATGACAGTCGATTCAATATCAATTCAATCTTCATTTGCTGAATATCAACATCGACGTAAAGAGAGACTCAAAAAGCAAGAAGCACACAAAACGTCAGAG atttctctgTCAAGTGGACCATCTGAACTTGCAATGAAAGGGCACACAGATTTTGATGCagcaattgaatttttggacaaTAAAATGCCATCAACTTTATCTTTAACCGATAGTGATAATAG tcaTTCTTCAAACGATATCACCTCTAGTCAAGCAAAAGAAATTAGTTATGAAGATGAAATGAgactttttattgaaaaaactggGCATCTTGTGACAAATGTGTTTGCGGATCCATTTGACTCTGATGAACGGAAGAGTAGAACAGAGATGTGGGTTGAAgcatcaactgaaaatttggctgaGGGTGGAACAACTAGCGATGATGTACCAACAGAAAAAGAGTTGGAACTGGACATGGAAAACAATGATATACTGGCAGAGAGTGTTGTGGGAACTGGGACGGGTGAATTGAATGACGAAAAGGATGAAGAAACGGTGCCTGTTGGTCTAATACCACCAGTTGCTCGTCAG agcaCCGAAGACTCAATATTATCATCCAATGTCACGGTGAACAGTCTATTGAAATCAAAACTTACAATCAACCTGAAAGAAGCATCAGAGGCACTAAGTGAAATTGATATTGCGGATGTTGACAGATTTTGGGATTATTTATACGAAAAAGATGATATCCAGAAATTTTCGGATGAATTGATTTATCCcattaaaatggaaattccGTCAACTTCTAGTAGTGAaag GTCAATTGGAATTGCGTTGTCTCCTATCAAATTGgattttgccggaattcatGTTCAGAAGACTGGGAAG attgaaaagcATATCAAAATGAACTCAAACGAAGAGAAAGATCGAGAGTTAGATGAGCCTCTGGAAATCACAGATCAAACTGTTGAAACCAGATTTTTTGAGTTGGAAACTactaaaaatcttgaaaaaattaatagaggAACCACTACTTCGGAACACGGAAACATTCTTATTAAAACAACTGCATCACAAACTCCAGTGTCACAAGAAGTTGTACAACTGGTCAACTACGAACCAATTAATTTCACGAAAGCTCAAAGCgacagaaattttgatgaaaaggaaaatat GATCCGtgcattttcttttaaattgtctgaaagtttCTATAAGGaccttaaaattttggtagttgAAAGAGATCGAGCGAAGGAAGCTATGGACATTTTGCCAGCAAAAACGATGAAAGAATTGAGCGAAGAGTGTAATTATTATCAAACG CGGTACCGTGTGAGAATCGAAcagaataaagaaaaattagatCGTCGAATTGAAGAAGTTTGGAAGAAACTCCTAAAAATGCCGATTGAATCTCAAgaagttattgattttatcaGTGTAGCTCACAGTGAGCTCTTGACTTTGAATGCCAGAAGAAACTTGCCTGACAATATGTGA
- the chca-1 gene encoding Copper transport protein (Confirmed by transcript evidence) produces MNMMNMSMTTMSGPVAKRHRMWMWYHVDVEDTVLFKSWTVFDAGTMVWTCFVVAAAGILLEALKYARWATEERMKIDQENVDSKTKYGGIKIPGKSEKYNFWKRHIIDSLYHFWQLLLAYILMNVYMVFSVYICLSLCFGLAIGHFVFASRTGSSL; encoded by the exons ATGAACATGATGAACATGAGCATGACAACAATGTCTGGACCCGTTGCCAAACGTCATAGGATGTGGATGTGGTACCACGTAGATGTCGAGGATACTgtacttttcaaaagttggacGGTTTTTGATGCCGGAA CAATGGTATGGACATGCTTCGTTGTCGCTGCTGCTGGAATTTTGCTAGAAGCTCTGAAATATGCAAGATGGGCAACTGAAGAACGCATGAAGATAGATCAGGAGAATGTAGACTCAAAAACCAAGTACGGAGGAATTAAAATACCGGGGAAGAGTGAGAAATATAA tttttggaaGCGACACATTATCGATTCTTTGTATCACTTCTGGCAACTTCTACTTGCATATATTTTGATGAACGTCTATATGGTTTTCTCG gtctACATTTGCTTGTCATTATGCTTTGGCCTAGCTATTGGGCACTTTGTTTTTGCTTCAAGAACTGGATCATCGCTATAG
- the amph-1 gene encoding Amphiphysin (Confirmed by transcript evidence), producing the protein MADLFNKHLKKATNRTKEKLLEGIGKAKATQDEVFDQHAANLNKQSKSCEKLHKDVKNYSSALRTLLSAEKQLRDTIRDAYEPEWPDREHLTAIFDNLDIQTNELEKTVCDDLPQTVTQYVNQFPDLKKKIEKRGRKLVDYDSAKNSFNSVKASSKKDNDPKLAKATMELQAAEQMYTEMNNELLEILPAVFDSRITFFVDTLQTLFNANSVYQTDASKFHKQIVMQLDKLGESMDYLRVARPEARALTPIDTTSLASSDAPATPDQNKSDNSSLRQTPSPSVLPSPVPAPMAKPRESVVSMANSTNPFDDDDAEHDKEATPTDVEEKFEAKVYPKLNAQQTAAAEQAIAAAKREKKEASNPFDDEDDESTEVEEAPKKKDPEPTPKPLDGITNEKRKTLYFVTSTHNYKAVDTDELSFEQGVQIKVIEANEDDQLDDGWRLGELEDGKRGVFPENFTKKV; encoded by the exons ATGGCTGACTTGTTCAacaaacatctgaaaaaagcaACGAATCGTACCAAGGAAAAA CTTCTCGAAGGAATCGGAAAGGCAAAAGCAACACAAGATGAGGTATTTGATCAACATGCCGCTAATTTGAATAAACAGAGCAAATCATGTGAAAAGTTGCACAAGGACGTTAAG aactacTCATCTGCTCTTCGGACCCTTTTGTCAGCTGAAAAACAGTTGCGAGACACAATACGAGATGCTTATGAGCCAGAATGGCCTGATCGAGAGCATCTTACTGCTATTTTTGAT aatTTGGACATTCAAACAAATGAGCTCGAGAAGACTGTATGTGATGACTTGCCACAAACTGTTACGCAATATGTGAACCAATTTCCAGATCTTAAGAAGAAG attgaaaaacGTGGCCGCAAACTTGTTGATTATGACAGTGCCAAGAACTCGTTTAACAGTGTGAAAGCGTCGAGCAAAaag gataatgatccaaaacttGCGAAAGCAACAATGGAGCTTCAAGCTGCTGAGCAAATGTACACAGAAATGAATAATGAGTTACTTGAA atTTTACCAGCTGTATTTGACAGTCGTATCACATTCTTCGTTGACACTCTTCAGACTCTTTTCAATGCCAACAGCGTTTATCAAACTGATGCCAGCAAG ttCCACAAGCAAATCGTTATGCAATTGGATAAACTGGGAGAATCAATGGACTATTTGAGAGTTGCTCGTCCTGAAGCCCGAGCTCTCACTCCAATCGACACGACGTCTCTTGCATCGAGTGATGCTCCAGCTACTCCTGACCAGAATAAATCTGAT AACTCATCTCTCCGTCAAACTCCATCTCCATCGGTTTTACCATCTCCAGTGCCGGCACCGATGGCGAAACCGAGAGAAAGTGTCGTCTCAATG gccAACTCTACAAATCCATTCGATGATGACGACGCCGAACACGACAAAGAAGCGACTCCAACCGACGTTGAGGAGAAGTTTGAGGCTAAAGTCTACCCG AAACTCAACGCTCAACAAACAGCTGCTGCCGAGCAAGCAATTGCCGCCGCAAAAAGGGAAAAGAAG gaaGCTTCTAATCCATTCGATGACGAGGATGATGAATCAACAGAAGTAGAAGAAGCtccaaagaaaaaagatcCAGAACCAACTCCAAAGCCACTTGATGGAATTACaaatgaaaagagaaaaacacTATACTTTGTGACTTCAACTCATAATTACAAAGCTGTCGATACAGATGAACTGAGTTTTGAACAAGGTGTGCAGATTAAGGTAATTGAAGCAAATGAAGATGATCAATTGGATGATGGATGGAGACTTGGAGAACTTGAAGATGGAAAGAGAGGTGTTTTTCCGGAGAATTTCACAAAGAAGGTGTAG
- the del-2 gene encoding DEgenerin Like (Product from WormBase gene class del;~Confirmed by transcript evidence) produces the protein MKGHTDFDAAIEFLDNKMPSTLSLTDSDNSHSSNDITSSQAKEISYEDEMRLFIEKTGHLVTNVFADPFDSDERKSRTEMWVEASTENLAEGGTTSDDVPTEKELELDMENNDILAESVVGTGTGELNDEKDEETVPVGLIPPVARQSTEDSILSSNVTVNSLLKSKLTINLKEASEALSEIDIADVDRFWDYLYEKDDIQKFSDELIYPIKMEIPSTSSSERSIGIALSPIKLDFAGIHVQKTGKIEKHIKMNSNEEKDRELDEPLEITDQTVETRFFELETTKNLEKINRGTTTSEHGNILIKTTASQTPVSQEVVQLVNYEPINFTKAQSDRNFDEKENMIRAFSFKLSESFYKDLKILVVERDRAKEAMDILPAKTMKELSEECNYYQTRYRVRIEQNKEKLDRRIEEVWKKLLKMPIESQEVIDFISVAHSELLTLNARRNLPDNM, from the exons ATGAAAGGGCACACAGATTTTGATGCagcaattgaatttttggacaaTAAAATGCCATCAACTTTATCTTTAACCGATAGTGATAATAG tcaTTCTTCAAACGATATCACCTCTAGTCAAGCAAAAGAAATTAGTTATGAAGATGAAATGAgactttttattgaaaaaactggGCATCTTGTGACAAATGTGTTTGCGGATCCATTTGACTCTGATGAACGGAAGAGTAGAACAGAGATGTGGGTTGAAgcatcaactgaaaatttggctgaGGGTGGAACAACTAGCGATGATGTACCAACAGAAAAAGAGTTGGAACTGGACATGGAAAACAATGATATACTGGCAGAGAGTGTTGTGGGAACTGGGACGGGTGAATTGAATGACGAAAAGGATGAAGAAACGGTGCCTGTTGGTCTAATACCACCAGTTGCTCGTCAG agcaCCGAAGACTCAATATTATCATCCAATGTCACGGTGAACAGTCTATTGAAATCAAAACTTACAATCAACCTGAAAGAAGCATCAGAGGCACTAAGTGAAATTGATATTGCGGATGTTGACAGATTTTGGGATTATTTATACGAAAAAGATGATATCCAGAAATTTTCGGATGAATTGATTTATCCcattaaaatggaaattccGTCAACTTCTAGTAGTGAaag GTCAATTGGAATTGCGTTGTCTCCTATCAAATTGgattttgccggaattcatGTTCAGAAGACTGGGAAG attgaaaagcATATCAAAATGAACTCAAACGAAGAGAAAGATCGAGAGTTAGATGAGCCTCTGGAAATCACAGATCAAACTGTTGAAACCAGATTTTTTGAGTTGGAAACTactaaaaatcttgaaaaaattaatagaggAACCACTACTTCGGAACACGGAAACATTCTTATTAAAACAACTGCATCACAAACTCCAGTGTCACAAGAAGTTGTACAACTGGTCAACTACGAACCAATTAATTTCACGAAAGCTCAAAGCgacagaaattttgatgaaaaggaaaatat GATCCGtgcattttcttttaaattgtctgaaagtttCTATAAGGaccttaaaattttggtagttgAAAGAGATCGAGCGAAGGAAGCTATGGACATTTTGCCAGCAAAAACGATGAAAGAATTGAGCGAAGAGTGTAATTATTATCAAACG CGGTACCGTGTGAGAATCGAAcagaataaagaaaaattagatCGTCGAATTGAAGAAGTTTGGAAGAAACTCCTAAAAATGCCGATTGAATCTCAAgaagttattgattttatcaGTGTAGCTCACAGTGAGCTCTTGACTTTGAATGCCAGAAGAAACTTGCCTGACAATATGTGA
- the srm-3 gene encoding Serpentine Receptor, class M (Product from WormBase gene class srm;~Confirmed by transcript evidence), with protein sequence MTLLLQFILPFVTIHVPFYIIVILPFFRIAGRVLSDHLLLLFCWCPAINPILVILMIKNVQDQLIPKKFSKTSTMSKLSQAQSKSIRVINLE encoded by the exons ATGACGCTATTATTGCAG ttcatACTTCCATTTGTAACAATTCATGTTCCGTTCTACATCATTGTTATACTTCCATTCTTTAGAATTGCCGGACGAGTTCTTTCAGATCATTTGCTTCTACTTTTCTGTTGGTGTCCAGCTATCAATCCTATTTTAGTAATTCTAATGATCAAG aacgtcCAAGATCAacttattccaaaaaagttttccaaaacatcAACAATGTCAAAACTAAGCCAAGCCCAAAGTAAATCCATCCGAGTTATTAATTTGgaataa
- the degl-2 gene encoding DEGenerin channel-Like (Confirmed by transcript evidence;~Product from WormBase gene class degl), translating into MALPSSEGLRKRKDSLSDEFDSDLDDNEMKAIVSDIEQDKLHDETPDTRWIQFKNHLKNWGETATIHGVPHMAQAHTVIAIIVWSIILIVSAVAFVYMFYSIAASYLAFNVVVNLNTGLDSEPFPSITFCNTNPYKLSEMVNVPELNALLTVYQASADGSLS; encoded by the exons ATGGCTTTACCATCCAGCGAAGGTCTTCGAAAACGTAAAGATTCTTTATCC GATGAATTTGATTCCGATCTCGATGACAACGAGATGAAGGCCATTGTTAGTGACATCGAGCAAGACAAGCTTCATGACGAAACCCCTGATACCAGATGGAT TCAATTCAAAaaccatctgaaaaattggggagAGACTGCAACAATCCACGGCGTACCGCATATGGCACAAGCTCATACAGTAATTGCGATCATCGTTTGGAGTATCATTTTGATTGTCAGTGCAGTTGCATTTGTCTACATGTTCTACTCAATTGCAGCATCTTATCTTGCATTTAATGTAGTCGTAAACTTGAATACTGGATTGGATTCTGAACCATTTCCATCTATTACTTTCTGTAACACTAACCCATACAAGTTGAGTGAAATGGTCAATGTTCCCGAATTGAATGCATTACTCACTGTTTATCAAGCATCTGCTGATGGTAGCTTAAGCTAA
- the srm-3 gene encoding Serpentine Receptor, class M (Product from WormBase gene class srm;~Confirmed by transcript evidence): protein MRSLSSKKEANKAISTMPIAVVISSLILIFFGYVPPFYEIHISSLVLEKIAEQGDTAFLIVTVRLTIEDTNTFQLLSQICTLFILIVMFISIIIVILCYTFIQKQMKTRFSASSITKKSQEQLNMTLLLQFILPFVTIHVPFYIIVILPFFRIAGRVLSDHLLLLFCWCPAINPILVILMIKNVQDQLIPKKFSKTSTMSKLSQAQSKSIRVINLE from the exons ATGAGAAGTTT atcATCAAAAAAGGAAGCTAATAAAGCAATCTCAACAATGCCGATTGCAGTTGTTATCAGTTCCcttattcttattttctttGGATATGTTCCTCCATTTTACGAAATTCACATAAGCAGCCTCGTATTAGAAAAAATCGCCGAGCAAGGAGACACGGCTTTCTTGATTGTTACTGTGAGATTG ACAATCGAAGACACGAACacatttcaacttttatcTCAAATATGTACACTTTTCATTCTAATCGTCATGTTCATATCAATTATTATTGTAATTTTGTGCTAcacttttattcaaaaacaaatgaaaaccCGCTTTTCCGCAAGCTCGATCACTAAAAAATCTCAGGAACAATTAAACATGACGCTATTATTGCAG ttcatACTTCCATTTGTAACAATTCATGTTCCGTTCTACATCATTGTTATACTTCCATTCTTTAGAATTGCCGGACGAGTTCTTTCAGATCATTTGCTTCTACTTTTCTGTTGGTGTCCAGCTATCAATCCTATTTTAGTAATTCTAATGATCAAG aacgtcCAAGATCAacttattccaaaaaagttttccaaaacatcAACAATGTCAAAACTAAGCCAAGCCCAAAGTAAATCCATCCGAGTTATTAATTTGgaataa
- the F58G6.7 gene encoding Copper transport protein (Confirmed by transcript evidence), producing the protein MMHMMMEMYFHFRIEEPILFREWKPLNTTAYVFSCIEIFLIAFCLEALKFGRTKLSPKVKIVEKKVDCCCSTEKDGLWNIPETIPLTQKTVTLAPFTRDSLISKFHMASSLLVFVQHFIDYSLMLVSMTYNWPIFLSLLAGHTTGYFFLGPMMTVEESEAAGSCCS; encoded by the exons ATGATGCACATGATGATGGaaatgtattttcattttcgaattgAGGAGCCCATTCTTTTTCGCGAATGGAAACCACTGAACACCACTGCTTATGTATTTTCatgcattgaaatttttttaattgctttttgtttagaagctttgaaatttggaagaacAAAACTCTCTCCAAAAGTTAAGATTGTGGAAAAG aaagtagaTTGCTGCTGTTCAACAGAAAAAGATGGATtatggaatattccagaaacaATTCCTTTGACACAAAAAACTGTCACTTTGGCACC ATTCACCCGTGACtccttaatttcaaaatttcacatgGCTTCTTCACTTCTTGTATTTGTGCAACATTTCATTGATTACTCTCTTATGCTGGTTTCAATGACTTACAATTGGCCAATATTTCTCTCCTTGCTTGCAG GTCATACCACCGGATATTTCTTCCTAGGACCCATGATGACTGTGGAGGAGAGTGAAGCAGCTGGAAGTTGttgttcataa